One part of the Cyclobacteriaceae bacterium genome encodes these proteins:
- the lysA gene encoding diaminopimelate decarboxylase, with translation MELKEGSYVIQSIKALDIAEQFGTPVYVYDAEKIVHQLKTLKTAFADADVKIKYAVKALSNLAILRLLKKNGSGADVVSIQEAHLALKAGFSPSEIMFSPNCADFTEIEEAVKLGLVVNIDNIPFLKKFGVQYRSSYPCSIRLNPHIMAGGNIKISTGHSDSKFGISVYQLPQIMEVVSQYNIQIQGLHIHTGSDITETDVFLKMADIFFSVARDFPDLKFIDFGSGFKVAYKEGDRVTNVFDLGLKLTESFRLFCEEYGRKLELWLEPGKFIVSESGHLLAKTTLVKSTPSTTFVGVNTGLNHLLRPMMYDAYHHILNISNPTGEQKVYTVVGYICETDTLGAERKLNEVQEGDVLAIKNAGAYGFSMASNYNSRLRPAEVLVINNEAKLIREREVFEDLVKGQIEIDL, from the coding sequence ATGGAGCTTAAAGAAGGTTCATACGTTATTCAAAGCATAAAGGCATTGGATATTGCCGAACAATTTGGTACCCCGGTTTATGTATATGATGCCGAAAAAATTGTACACCAACTTAAAACATTGAAAACAGCATTCGCAGATGCGGATGTCAAAATCAAGTATGCCGTTAAGGCCCTCTCCAACCTCGCCATCCTTCGGCTGTTGAAAAAGAATGGCTCGGGGGCAGATGTAGTTTCTATTCAGGAAGCACACCTTGCACTCAAGGCCGGGTTTTCCCCATCAGAAATCATGTTCTCTCCAAACTGTGCCGACTTCACTGAAATTGAGGAAGCCGTAAAACTCGGGCTGGTAGTGAACATTGATAACATACCTTTTCTGAAAAAATTCGGTGTACAGTATAGAAGTTCTTATCCCTGCTCCATCCGCCTAAACCCGCACATTATGGCAGGCGGAAATATCAAAATTTCAACCGGACATAGTGATTCCAAATTTGGAATATCGGTGTACCAGCTTCCACAGATTATGGAAGTTGTTAGTCAGTATAATATCCAAATTCAAGGCCTGCACATTCACACCGGCTCAGACATAACTGAAACCGATGTGTTTCTGAAAATGGCCGATATCTTCTTCAGCGTTGCACGCGATTTCCCCGATTTGAAATTCATCGACTTTGGCAGTGGGTTTAAAGTTGCCTACAAAGAAGGAGACCGGGTTACCAACGTTTTTGATTTAGGTTTAAAACTCACCGAATCATTCCGGTTGTTTTGTGAAGAGTACGGCCGAAAGCTTGAGTTATGGTTGGAGCCCGGTAAATTCATTGTGAGTGAGTCCGGTCATTTGCTGGCGAAGACAACCTTAGTAAAATCTACTCCCTCAACCACATTTGTTGGTGTTAATACAGGGCTTAACCATTTATTAAGGCCCATGATGTACGATGCCTATCATCATATTCTGAACATCTCCAATCCAACAGGAGAACAAAAAGTTTACACCGTAGTGGGATACATATGCGAGACCGATACCCTTGGTGCTGAAAGAAAATTAAATGAAGTGCAGGAGGGCGATGTTCTGGCCATTAAAAATGCCGGGGCTTATGGTTTTTCAATGGCATCCAACTACAACTCACGTTTGCGGCCGGCAGAAGTTTTGGTGATTAACAATGAAGCAAAGCTTATTCGTGAGCGTGAAGTGTTTGAAGATTTGGTGAAAGGCCAAATTGAAATAGACCTTTAA
- a CDS encoding alpha/beta fold hydrolase encodes MKLFYREYGQGQPLIILHGLMGSSDNWLPQAKMLGEHYRVWVVDQRNHGQSPHSNEFNYTVLSNDILNFIQEHTIENPVIIGHSMGGKAAMNFALAHPDKLDKLIVVDIAPKAYDVRHDHIVEGLKAVPIDSIQSRQEANDSLAQHISSEAVRQFLLKNLMRKPEGGFGWRINLPVIDKNLEVISGGLVYQGVFQKKTLFIRGAKSDYILDEDRASIKKFFPASAIVTMDAGHWVQAERPEEFVQVILSFLNAG; translated from the coding sequence ATGAAGTTATTCTATCGCGAATACGGACAGGGCCAACCCTTGATTATCCTGCATGGGTTGATGGGATCTTCGGATAACTGGTTGCCACAGGCAAAGATGTTGGGTGAACACTATCGCGTTTGGGTTGTTGACCAACGCAATCACGGCCAATCGCCACACAGCAATGAATTTAATTACACAGTCCTCAGTAATGATATTCTTAATTTCATACAGGAACATACTATCGAAAACCCGGTAATTATAGGCCACTCCATGGGCGGCAAGGCGGCCATGAATTTTGCGCTGGCCCATCCGGATAAACTGGATAAACTTATTGTTGTTGACATCGCCCCCAAAGCCTATGATGTACGGCACGATCATATTGTTGAAGGTTTAAAAGCCGTACCGATTGATTCAATACAATCGCGTCAAGAGGCAAACGACTCGCTGGCCCAGCATATTTCAAGTGAGGCAGTAAGACAGTTTTTGTTAAAAAACCTGATGCGTAAACCCGAAGGCGGATTTGGTTGGCGTATTAATTTACCGGTGATTGATAAGAATCTTGAGGTTATTAGTGGTGGTTTGGTATACCAGGGTGTTTTTCAAAAGAAGACATTATTTATCCGCGGTGCAAAGTCGGATTATATACTGGATGAAGACCGTGCATCAATCAAGAAATTTTTCCCGGCCTCCGCTATTGTAACCATGGATGCCGGCCATTGGGTGCAGGCTGAAAGGCCAGAGGAATTTGTACAGGTTATTTTATCTTTTTTAAATGCCGGGTAA
- a CDS encoding SAM-dependent methyltransferase: MPGKGVLYLIPTSIADETTDRVIPDQVTETIKPLRYFLAEDIRTARRYLSSLKIFPVIEELQFNVLDKNTHVATLPGLLAPLMHGINVGVLSESGCPGVADPGSLAVAYAHQHNIRVVPLVGPSSILLALMASGLNGQRFAFQGYLPVDGTECRRAIKAFELESRTKSQTQIFIETPYRNNAVFANLLKSLQDETRLCVAVDITGKEESIKTLPVKTWKKLANSWPKLPAVFLFLA, translated from the coding sequence ATGCCGGGTAAAGGAGTACTTTATTTGATACCCACCTCCATCGCAGATGAAACAACTGATCGGGTTATTCCTGATCAGGTTACTGAAACCATTAAGCCCCTCCGTTATTTCCTGGCGGAAGATATTCGCACGGCACGCAGGTATTTGAGTAGCCTGAAAATTTTCCCGGTTATTGAAGAGCTTCAGTTCAATGTACTTGATAAAAACACTCATGTAGCAACACTTCCGGGGTTACTTGCACCACTTATGCACGGCATCAATGTTGGGGTATTGTCTGAGTCAGGTTGCCCGGGAGTTGCCGATCCGGGTTCATTGGCAGTTGCCTATGCACACCAACACAATATCCGTGTTGTTCCGTTGGTAGGGCCTTCATCTATCCTGCTGGCGTTAATGGCATCAGGCCTTAATGGTCAGCGATTTGCATTTCAAGGATATTTACCGGTTGATGGAACTGAGTGCCGTAGGGCCATCAAGGCTTTTGAGTTAGAGTCGCGAACTAAAAGCCAGACACAAATTTTTATTGAAACACCTTATCGGAACAATGCAGTTTTTGCAAACCTGTTGAAATCGTTGCAGGATGAAACCCGTTTATGTGTTGCAGTTGATATAACCGGAAAGGAGGAATCGATCAAAACCTTGCCGGTCAAAACATGGAAGAAGTTGGCGAATTCATGGCCCAAGTTGCCTGCGGTGTTCTTGTTCCTGGCCTGA
- the metK gene encoding methionine adenosyltransferase produces MPYLFTSESVSEGHPDKVADQISDALIDYFLAYDPNSKVACETLVTTGQVVLAGEVKSEAYLDVQDIAREVIRKIGYTKSEYMFEANSCGILSAIHEQSPDINQGVERKKKEEQGAGDQGMMFGYATNETDNYMPLPLEIAHSLLRELAAIRREGKQMTYLRPDSKSQVTIEYDDNNQPVRIDAIVVSTQHDDFDKDAPMLKKIKEDVINILVPRVMRKLPKRVHKLFNSDIKYFINPTGKFVIGGPHGDTGLTGRKIIVDTYGGKGAHGGGAFSGKDPSKVDRSAAYATRHIAKNLVAAGVCDEVLVQVAYAIGVARPVGLYVNTYGTAKVNLNDGEIAKRIEKIFDMRPYFIEQRFKLRSPIYAETAAYGHMGRETKVVEKIFNKGKKSEKRVKVELFPWEKLDYVEQVQKVFKLK; encoded by the coding sequence ATGCCGTATCTATTCACCTCAGAGTCCGTGTCTGAGGGCCACCCCGACAAAGTAGCTGACCAGATTTCTGACGCACTCATTGATTACTTCTTAGCCTACGATCCTAATTCAAAAGTTGCTTGTGAGACGTTGGTAACCACAGGCCAGGTTGTGCTGGCAGGCGAAGTGAAATCCGAAGCTTACCTGGATGTTCAGGACATTGCCCGTGAAGTAATCCGTAAAATTGGATACACCAAAAGTGAGTATATGTTTGAGGCCAATTCGTGCGGTATTCTTTCGGCTATTCACGAACAGTCTCCCGATATTAACCAGGGTGTCGAGCGGAAGAAGAAAGAAGAGCAAGGCGCGGGCGATCAAGGCATGATGTTCGGCTATGCAACTAACGAAACAGACAATTACATGCCGCTTCCTTTGGAGATTGCACATTCGTTACTTCGCGAATTGGCGGCTATCCGAAGGGAAGGAAAGCAAATGACGTATTTAAGGCCTGATTCAAAATCGCAGGTAACCATAGAATATGACGACAACAATCAACCTGTCCGCATCGATGCTATTGTAGTTTCTACACAGCATGACGACTTTGACAAAGATGCACCGATGCTAAAGAAGATCAAAGAAGATGTGATCAACATACTGGTGCCACGCGTAATGAGAAAATTACCGAAACGTGTACATAAACTCTTCAACAGTGATATAAAGTACTTCATTAACCCTACCGGAAAGTTTGTGATTGGCGGGCCCCATGGCGATACAGGATTAACCGGTAGAAAAATTATTGTAGATACTTATGGAGGAAAGGGAGCTCACGGTGGCGGGGCGTTCTCCGGAAAAGACCCTTCAAAGGTAGATCGTTCGGCAGCGTACGCCACGCGTCACATCGCTAAAAACCTGGTAGCTGCTGGCGTGTGCGATGAAGTGCTGGTTCAGGTTGCTTACGCTATTGGTGTGGCAAGGCCTGTTGGGTTATATGTAAATACTTATGGCACAGCCAAGGTTAACTTAAATGATGGTGAAATTGCAAAGCGCATCGAAAAGATTTTTGATATGCGTCCTTATTTCATTGAGCAACGTTTCAAGCTTCGTTCACCTATATATGCAGAAACAGCAGCTTATGGCCACATGGGTCGCGAAACAAAGGTTGTTGAAAAAATTTTCAACAAAGGAAAGAAAAGTGAAAAGCGTGTGAAGGTTGAGTTATTCCCTTGGGAAAAACTAGATTACGTAGAGCAAGTACAGAAAGTTTTTAAGTTAAAATGA
- the raiA gene encoding ribosome-associated translation inhibitor RaiA, which yields MKLKVQSIHFDADRKLVDFIQKKVDKLETFFDRMVDGEVFLRLNNEGVENKTVEIKLNLPGNQLFAAEKARSFEAATDQATEALKNQLKKFKTKINGGRA from the coding sequence ATGAAACTGAAAGTGCAATCCATCCACTTTGATGCAGACCGTAAGCTTGTCGATTTTATTCAAAAGAAAGTCGACAAACTTGAAACATTCTTTGACCGAATGGTGGATGGTGAGGTCTTCCTCAGGCTGAATAATGAAGGTGTCGAAAATAAAACCGTGGAAATCAAGCTCAATCTGCCGGGGAATCAACTATTTGCCGCGGAAAAGGCACGATCATTCGAAGCCGCAACTGACCAGGCAACCGAGGCCTTAAAAAATCAGTTAAAAAAATTCAAAACTAAAATCAATGGCGGTCGGGCCTAA
- a CDS encoding tyrosine-type recombinase/integrase — MIDSFLKYLQFEKRVSKHTLTAYQNDLDQFQSFINEVFHDHTPETADYGVVRSWIIQLVDSGIKPASVNRKIASLKTFYKFLTREEVIKKNPMTKIRVLKTQKRLPSFVKETEIINLLDNVSFENTLEGWRDKLILEMFYSTGIRLSELITLKESQVDIHKTTIKVLGKRNKERVIPFPKSIVSTYESYHQIRNREVALKNHGFVFVTDTGEPCYPMMVYRIVKRYLNENTQTEKKSPHVLRHTYATHLLNKGAEINAVKDLLGHSSLAATQVYTHNSMEKIKKAYDQAHPKA; from the coding sequence ATGATCGATTCCTTTCTAAAATACCTCCAGTTTGAAAAAAGGGTAAGCAAGCACACGCTTACAGCTTATCAAAACGATCTTGATCAGTTTCAATCGTTTATTAACGAGGTATTTCATGATCATACCCCTGAAACCGCAGACTATGGTGTTGTCCGCTCGTGGATTATTCAATTGGTCGATAGTGGGATCAAACCTGCCTCAGTAAATCGAAAAATAGCCAGCCTAAAAACATTTTATAAGTTCCTTACGCGGGAAGAGGTCATTAAAAAAAATCCCATGACCAAAATTCGTGTACTGAAAACTCAAAAGCGTTTACCCTCCTTTGTGAAAGAAACGGAGATCATAAACCTGTTGGATAATGTATCGTTTGAAAACACATTGGAAGGTTGGCGCGACAAACTTATACTAGAAATGTTCTATTCCACAGGCATCCGTCTTTCTGAATTAATTACGCTAAAGGAATCCCAGGTGGACATTCACAAGACCACAATAAAGGTTTTAGGAAAAAGAAACAAGGAAAGGGTAATCCCTTTCCCGAAAAGCATCGTATCTACTTATGAAAGTTATCATCAAATTCGAAATAGGGAGGTGGCGTTGAAAAATCATGGGTTTGTTTTTGTAACCGATACAGGTGAGCCTTGTTACCCGATGATGGTGTACCGGATTGTAAAACGATACCTGAATGAAAACACCCAAACGGAAAAGAAAAGTCCGCATGTGCTCCGGCACACGTACGCTACTCATTTGCTCAATAAAGGAGCAGAAATAAATGCGGTAAAAGATTTATTAGGCCATAGTAGCCTGGCTGCCACACAAGTTTATACACACAATTCCATGGAAAAAATAAAAAAGGCCTACGATCAGGCCCATCCAAAAGCCTAA
- the rpsU gene encoding 30S ribosomal protein S21 — translation MIVINIKENESIDKALKRFKKKFEKTGVLRELRARTAFEKPSVRRRSEIIRAAYRERMKGLENA, via the coding sequence ATGATTGTAATCAACATTAAAGAAAACGAATCCATTGACAAGGCGCTAAAGCGTTTTAAGAAGAAATTCGAAAAAACCGGTGTTCTTCGCGAATTACGTGCACGCACCGCATTCGAAAAACCCTCTGTAAGACGCAGGAGCGAAATTATCCGTGCTGCTTACCGTGAGCGCATGAAGGGTTTGGAGAACGCATAA
- a CDS encoding acyl-CoA dehydrogenase, with product MSFEESENQRMIAQMVRDFGDREIRPFMMEWDESQEFPIKMFKKMGELGLMGVLVPEAYGGAGFGYLEYVTAISELAKIDGSIGLSMAAHNSLCTNHILQFGSEEQKQKYLPKLATAEWIGAWGLTEPNTGSDAGNMRTVAVADGDYYVLNGAKNFITHGKSGDVAVVIVRTGEVGDSHGMTAFVIEKGTPGFTSGKKENKLGMRASETAELIFSDCRIHKSQLLGEVGEGFIQAMKVLDGGRISIAALSLGIAQGAFEAALQYSKERHQFNKPISSFQGIAFKLADMATKIEAAKLLTYRAADLKNKGFSVNKESAMAKLYASEIAVEIANEGVQIFGGYGYTKDFPAEKYYRDAKLCTIGEGTSEIQKLVISRAVLK from the coding sequence ATCTCCTTTGAGGAAAGCGAAAACCAACGAATGATCGCCCAAATGGTGCGTGATTTTGGCGATCGTGAAATCAGACCTTTTATGATGGAGTGGGATGAGTCCCAAGAATTCCCGATAAAAATGTTTAAGAAAATGGGTGAGCTTGGGTTAATGGGTGTACTCGTACCTGAAGCCTATGGTGGTGCCGGTTTCGGATACCTCGAATATGTTACGGCCATATCGGAGTTGGCTAAAATAGACGGTTCCATAGGTTTGTCTATGGCTGCCCACAATTCGTTGTGTACAAACCACATCCTGCAATTTGGTAGTGAAGAACAAAAACAAAAGTATCTACCCAAACTGGCAACTGCCGAGTGGATAGGGGCGTGGGGGCTAACCGAGCCCAACACCGGATCAGATGCCGGGAACATGCGCACCGTTGCCGTGGCCGATGGCGATTACTATGTGCTTAACGGAGCAAAAAATTTTATAACACACGGAAAATCCGGTGATGTTGCTGTTGTAATTGTTCGTACCGGTGAGGTTGGTGATTCACATGGCATGACTGCCTTTGTTATTGAAAAAGGAACCCCGGGTTTTACCTCTGGAAAAAAGGAAAATAAGCTGGGAATGCGGGCATCTGAAACTGCCGAGCTTATTTTTTCTGATTGCCGCATACACAAATCACAATTATTGGGAGAGGTGGGAGAAGGTTTCATCCAGGCCATGAAAGTTTTAGATGGTGGCCGCATTTCTATTGCGGCACTAAGCCTGGGCATTGCACAGGGAGCTTTTGAAGCTGCCCTTCAATACTCGAAAGAAAGGCATCAATTCAACAAGCCAATATCCTCGTTTCAGGGCATTGCCTTCAAATTGGCCGACATGGCTACCAAAATTGAAGCTGCGAAATTGCTCACGTATCGGGCGGCTGACCTGAAAAACAAAGGATTTAGCGTCAACAAAGAATCGGCCATGGCAAAGCTTTATGCCTCAGAAATAGCGGTTGAAATTGCGAACGAAGGCGTTCAAATATTTGGCGGATATGGCTATACCAAGGATTTTCCGGCTGAAAAATACTACCGTGATGCCAAATTGTGCACGATCGGGGAGGGTACCTCGGAAATACAGAAATTGGTTATTTCCAGGGCGGTGTTAAAGTGA
- a CDS encoding UDP-glucose/GDP-mannose dehydrogenase family protein, which translates to MKITVVGTGYVGLVSGTCFAETGNTVTCVDIDSEKVKKLKGGKLTIFEPGLEIIFERNLKEGRLFFTTDLREGIQDAQVIMLALPTPPGADGAADLQYVLKVAGQLGPMLEKYTVIVNKSTVPVGTAEKVRAKVAEGANVEFDVVSNPEFLREGLAVEDFMKPERVVIGTRSPRAQKIMETLYAPFVMQGNPVIVMDEPSAELTKYAANAFLATKITFMNEIANLCERLGADVDLVRKGMGTDSRIGKRFLFAGIGYGGSCFPKDVQALSQSAQQVKYDFKILDAVMNVNEHQKTKMIARMKEHFKDGLRGKKIAVWGLSFKPQTDDIREAPALLNIQELLALGATVHVHDPEAMENVKKQLGDKVTYHTNSYDALENADALLIATEWPEYRTPDYDKMATLMNSKAIFDGRNIYDLSNIRELGFTYYSIGREIIKN; encoded by the coding sequence ATGAAGATAACAGTAGTAGGAACAGGTTATGTTGGATTAGTAAGCGGCACCTGCTTTGCCGAAACAGGTAATACCGTAACCTGTGTTGATATTGATAGCGAGAAAGTTAAGAAGCTAAAAGGTGGTAAACTCACCATTTTTGAACCAGGCCTCGAGATCATTTTTGAACGGAATCTAAAGGAGGGCAGGTTATTTTTCACAACTGATTTACGTGAAGGTATCCAGGACGCGCAGGTAATCATGCTAGCATTACCCACCCCACCAGGAGCTGACGGTGCGGCCGACCTGCAGTATGTATTAAAAGTGGCAGGTCAACTTGGGCCTATGCTTGAAAAATACACGGTAATTGTAAATAAAAGTACAGTGCCTGTGGGTACGGCTGAAAAGGTTAGGGCTAAAGTAGCAGAAGGTGCCAACGTTGAATTTGATGTTGTTTCCAATCCGGAATTTTTGCGCGAAGGATTGGCCGTTGAAGATTTTATGAAACCCGAACGGGTGGTTATTGGAACACGTTCCCCCCGGGCACAGAAAATAATGGAGACCCTTTATGCACCGTTTGTGATGCAGGGCAATCCCGTAATTGTTATGGACGAGCCATCCGCAGAGCTTACAAAATATGCTGCCAATGCATTCCTGGCTACTAAGATTACGTTCATGAACGAGATCGCAAACCTGTGCGAGCGCCTGGGTGCAGATGTTGACCTTGTGCGTAAGGGCATGGGCACCGACAGCCGCATTGGCAAAAGGTTTTTATTTGCCGGCATTGGTTATGGAGGCAGTTGTTTTCCGAAAGATGTGCAGGCGCTTTCACAATCTGCGCAACAAGTGAAGTACGATTTCAAAATCCTTGATGCTGTGATGAATGTTAATGAGCATCAAAAAACAAAAATGATTGCCCGCATGAAGGAACATTTTAAAGATGGATTGAGGGGAAAGAAAATTGCAGTATGGGGCTTATCGTTTAAGCCACAAACCGATGACATACGGGAAGCACCGGCATTGTTGAACATTCAAGAATTGTTAGCGCTTGGGGCAACGGTGCACGTGCACGACCCTGAAGCTATGGAAAATGTGAAAAAGCAGTTGGGTGACAAAGTTACCTACCATACCAATTCCTATGATGCACTTGAAAATGCCGATGCGTTATTGATTGCCACGGAGTGGCCCGAGTACCGTACACCGGATTACGATAAGATGGCAACGCTTATGAATTCAAAAGCCATTTTTGACGGGCGGAACATCTATGATCTTTCAAATATTCGTGAACTTGGGTTCACTTACTATAGTATTGGTCGTGAAATCATAAAAAACTAA